CAGGGAGACCACGACCGGCATGCTCGCGATGAAGAACAGCTGGGCCGGGATGGCGAGCAGGAAGTCGATCACCCGGCTGATCAGGAAGTCCGTGCGGCCGCCGAGATAGCCGGCCGCCACACCGAGGACGATGCCGGTCAGCACGGTGGCGACGGTGACCGCGAGGGAGATGCCCAGGGAGTTGCGGATGCCGTAGAGCAGCTTGGTGAAGACGTCGTAGCCGTTGCCGGGTTCGAGGCCGAACCAGAACTCGCCGCTGATCCCGCCGTTGGGCTGCACCGGCACACCCGCGCTGTCGAACAACTCCGGGCGTTCGTCCGCGAACACGGTGTACGGGTTCTTGCCGTAGAGCTTCGCGATCAGCGGGGCGAGAACGCCGATCAGGAAGAAGAACAGCACGACGTAGGCCGAGATCACGCCCGTGCGGTCCCGCTTGAAGCGGAGCCACATGAGCTGACCGGGAGACCGGCCCACGGGCGCCTCGGCCTCGGTCGCCGCCGCCGGCTCACGGTCGCCGTCGACCACGACCGACGTACCGCCGCCCTCGATGTCGGTAGGACTTGTCACAGTTCGCCCATTTCACTTCACGGGTGTGGGTGTGCCGAGCCGGCGGCGGGCGTGCGAAGTGCGCGCGGACGCCGGTCGGTTCATGAAGGGACGCCGGAGCGCGCCGGACGGGCGGCACGGAAGAAGCCGCAGCCGGACGCGCGTAGCCGGACGGCCGCGGTCGGCGGCCGGACGCTAGGTCAGTGACACTCGCCGCGGGCGGGGGCGGGCAGACCGGCGAGGGACCGCTTGGGCCGCTTGAGTGGCATGGGGATCCTCCTTGTGACTCCACGTGTTCACCGACAGGAGGGGGCGCTCGTCCGACCTCCGACACCCCTGACGGAGGGTCAGACACCCCCTGGTGCTCGCGAGTCGGCGCTGTCCCCACAGCGCGAGACCCATTGACCCGAGCGTTACGCGGCTAACTATCTGGCATGCGTCAGGTGCCGACCACCGTCTTTAAATCTCAATTCAGTCACGGCTGAGGCCTAGATCTTCCAAAATCCGGACAAAGTCTCTGCCGCGAGAAGGCCGCGAAACGGACTTGTT
This Streptomyces sp. NBC_00377 DNA region includes the following protein-coding sequences:
- a CDS encoding ABC transporter permease, yielding MTSPTDIEGGGTSVVVDGDREPAAATEAEAPVGRSPGQLMWLRFKRDRTGVISAYVVLFFFLIGVLAPLIAKLYGKNPYTVFADERPELFDSAGVPVQPNGGISGEFWFGLEPGNGYDVFTKLLYGIRNSLGISLAVTVATVLTGIVLGVAAGYLGGRTDFLISRVIDFLLAIPAQLFFIASMPVVVSLFVSPRDETPVYVRVVALISVQWFLGWMSLGRILRGTSLALREREFIEAAKVSGAPPGRIIRKEILPNVVTPILVQATYMLPNFVTAEAGLSFLGVGLVEPTPDWGQMFSKAATELVMQNDITYMFFPGISMIIFIVAFNLLGDSVRDAFDPKTAR